One window of Solwaraspora sp. WMMA2056 genomic DNA carries:
- the urtC gene encoding urea ABC transporter permease subunit UrtC, translating into MSAARTTGAATRPAARFTAGPAARWPGPAVFVTVGVVLLVVAPLALSPFRLDLLAKYLCYAIVAVGIYLAWGRGGMLTLGQGVFFGLGGYAMGMYLKLSDAGEGNLPDFMVWSGVETLPAIWAPFRNPFFALAMVVVLPTAVALILGTLVFRQRVRGAYFAVLSQALAAAFVILLVGQQGLTGGTNGLTNVQFFFGLDLYDPTQKRIVYYVCVGALGLVFLAAWQLTHSRFGKLLVAIRDGEDRVRFLGYDPAVVKTLVYALSAAMAGIAGALFVPVVGILGPADLGVVPSIEMLVAVAIGGRFSLVGAVGGAILFNYGSTVLSEQWPSGWLYLLGGLFIAVMMWAPRGLAGLLADGWSAVRHRWPGRPTGDPPGAAPVSPAAGDPVTPAQTQPAATASVGGDQR; encoded by the coding sequence ATGAGCGCGGCCCGGACGACCGGTGCCGCCACGCGGCCGGCGGCCCGCTTCACCGCCGGCCCGGCCGCCCGCTGGCCCGGCCCGGCCGTCTTCGTCACCGTCGGCGTCGTGCTGCTGGTCGTCGCGCCGCTGGCGCTCAGCCCGTTCCGGCTGGACCTGCTGGCCAAGTACCTCTGCTACGCCATCGTCGCGGTCGGTATCTACCTGGCCTGGGGACGCGGCGGCATGCTCACCCTCGGCCAGGGCGTCTTCTTCGGCCTCGGCGGTTACGCCATGGGCATGTACCTCAAACTCTCCGACGCAGGCGAGGGCAACCTGCCCGACTTCATGGTGTGGAGCGGGGTGGAGACGCTGCCGGCGATCTGGGCACCGTTCCGCAACCCGTTCTTCGCCCTGGCCATGGTGGTGGTGCTACCGACCGCCGTGGCACTGATCCTCGGCACCCTGGTGTTCCGGCAACGGGTCCGCGGCGCCTACTTCGCCGTACTGTCCCAGGCCCTGGCTGCCGCGTTCGTGATCCTGCTGGTCGGCCAGCAGGGCCTCACCGGCGGCACCAACGGCCTGACCAACGTCCAGTTCTTCTTCGGCCTCGACCTGTACGACCCGACGCAGAAACGGATCGTCTACTACGTCTGCGTCGGTGCGCTCGGCCTGGTGTTCCTGGCCGCCTGGCAGCTCACCCACTCCCGGTTCGGCAAGCTGCTGGTCGCGATCCGCGACGGCGAGGACCGGGTCCGGTTCCTCGGCTACGACCCGGCCGTGGTCAAGACCCTGGTGTACGCCCTGTCGGCGGCGATGGCCGGGATCGCCGGCGCGTTGTTCGTGCCGGTGGTCGGCATCCTCGGCCCGGCCGACCTGGGTGTGGTGCCGTCGATCGAGATGCTGGTCGCGGTCGCCATCGGCGGGCGGTTCTCGCTGGTCGGCGCGGTCGGCGGAGCGATCCTGTTCAACTACGGCAGTACGGTGCTCAGCGAGCAGTGGCCGTCGGGCTGGCTCTACCTGCTCGGTGGCCTGTTCATCGCGGTGATGATGTGGGCACCCCGGGGACTGGCCGGGCTGCTCGCCGACGGCTGGTCGGCGGTACGGCACCGCTGGCCCGGCCGACCCACCGGCGACCCACCGGGTGCGGCCCCGGTCTCGCCGGCGGCCGGCGACCCGGTGACACCAGCGCAGACACAGCCGGCGGCGACCGCCTCGGTCGGAGGTGACCAGCGGTGA
- the urtD gene encoding urea ABC transporter ATP-binding protein UrtD has translation MSGKLEVRDLNVVFDGFRAVTDLSLTVEPGELRFLIGPNGAGKTTLIDVVTGRTRPASGSVRFNGQELVGRREHQIVRLGIGRTFQTSVVFEQLTVLENLDLAASFRRRMVGLLRRRRGVSDEVSRALETTGLADLAFAPAGVLSHGQRQWLEIGMLIVQQPSLLLLDEPVAGMSRSERDRSGELLREVAKDHTVMVIEHDMEFLRRFASTVTVLHEGTLLCEGTVAQVQADPRVQQVYLGRAREENTEPVAQEASP, from the coding sequence GTGAGCGGCAAACTGGAGGTCCGCGACCTGAACGTGGTCTTCGACGGGTTCCGGGCGGTCACCGACCTGAGCCTCACGGTCGAGCCGGGTGAACTGCGGTTCCTGATCGGACCGAACGGTGCCGGCAAGACCACCCTGATCGACGTCGTCACCGGTCGGACCCGGCCCGCCTCCGGGTCGGTGCGATTCAACGGTCAGGAGCTGGTCGGCCGGCGCGAACACCAGATCGTCCGGCTCGGCATCGGCCGTACCTTCCAGACGTCGGTGGTGTTCGAGCAGCTCACCGTCCTGGAGAACCTCGACCTGGCGGCCAGTTTCCGCCGGCGGATGGTCGGCCTGCTGCGCCGCCGCCGGGGCGTGTCCGACGAGGTGTCCCGGGCGTTGGAGACCACCGGACTGGCCGACCTCGCGTTCGCCCCGGCCGGGGTGCTGTCCCACGGTCAACGGCAGTGGCTGGAGATCGGCATGCTGATCGTGCAGCAGCCCAGCCTGCTGCTGCTCGACGAACCGGTGGCCGGGATGAGCCGCAGCGAACGGGACCGCAGCGGCGAGCTGCTGCGCGAGGTCGCCAAGGACCACACCGTGATGGTGATCGAGCACGACATGGAGTTCCTGCGCCGCTTCGCCAGCACCGTCACCGTGCTGCACGAGGGCACCCTGCTCTGCGAGGGCACCGTCGCGCAGGTGCAGGCCGACCCCCGGGTGCAACAGGTCTACCTCGGCCGTGCCCGGGAGGAGAACACCGAACCCGTCGCTCAGGAGGCGTCGCCGTGA